From Carya illinoinensis cultivar Pawnee chromosome 5, C.illinoinensisPawnee_v1, whole genome shotgun sequence, one genomic window encodes:
- the LOC122311692 gene encoding respiratory burst oxidase homolog protein D-like: MGTGDGRGAWENNSDGIEIVGNDRRKAFSGPLAGAAQPPHHQFNRNKSRKSARFNLPPEHSLTSTSNSGAGDVDDGYVEITLDIRDDSVAVHSVQTAIEDPELALLAKRTLEKKSSSSLGASMLRSTSAHIRQVSQELKRLASLSRRSSAARRFDRTKSAAAHALKGLKFIAAAKSGGASGWPAIEKRFDELTASTNGLLVSSLFGECIGMNKESKEFAGELFGALARRHNISGDSINKQQLRGFWEQISDESFDSRLQTFFDMVDKDADGRITEEEVTEIISLSASANKLSNIQKQAKEYAALIMEELDPENAGYIMVYNLEMLLLQAPNQSVRISDSRILSQMLSQKLKPTMEDNPLRRWYQKIKYFLLDNWQRVWVMMLWLGIMMGLFAYKFVQYRNKAAFHVMGYCVCVAKGGAETLKFNMALILLPVCRNTITWLRNKTKLGTIVPFDDNLNFHKVIAVGISVGVGLHAISHLTCDFPRLLHATEEEYEPMEPYFGEEQPTNYWWFVKGVEGWSGIIMIVLMAIAFTLATPWFRRNRVNLPKPLKKFTGFNAFWYSHHLFVVVYALLIVHGFKLYLTKEWYQKTTWMYLAVPVSLYACERLIRAFRSSIKPVKIIKVAVYPGNVLTLHMSKPQGFRYKSGQYMFVNCAAVSPFEWHPFSITSAPADNYLSVHIRTLGDWTRQLKTVFSEVCQPPTAGKSGLLRADFMQGSDNPSFPKILIDGPYGAPAQDYKKYDVVLLVGLGIGATPMVSIVKDIINNIKTKDEEDSTAEGALESGKANNNPSSHNSKNKSNRGFRTRKAYYYWVTREQGSFDWFKGIMNEVAEMDEKGMIELHNYCTSVYEEGDARSALIAMLQSLHHAKNGVDVVSGTRVKSHFAKPNWRQVYKRIALQHPDSRVGVFYCGAPALTKELRQLALDFSHKTSTKFEFHKENF, encoded by the exons TCAGACGGCGATTGAAGATCCGGAGCTGGCTTTGCTGGCCAAGAGGACGCTCGAGAAGAAGTCTTCTTCGTCCTTGGGAGCCTCCATGCTACGGAGCACTTCGGCTCATATCCGGCAGGTCTCGCAGGAGCTCAAACGTTTAGCTTCCCTTTCCAGAAGATCGTCTGCTGCTAGACGTTTCGACCGGACCAAGTCGGCTGCTGCACATGCCTTGAAGGGCCTAAAGTTTATCGCAGCCGCCAAGAGCGGCGGCGCCTCTGGATGGCCTGCCATAGAGAAGCGATTCGACGAGCTGACGGCTTCTACCAACGGACTTCTTGTGTCTTCATTGTTCGGCGAATGCATAG GAATGAACAAGGAGTCAAAGGAATTCGCAGGTGAGCTTTTCGGAGCACTTGCTAGGAGGCATAACATAAGTGGTGATTCAATTAACAAGCAACAGCTCAGAGGTTTCTGGGAGCAAATATCTGATGAAAGCTTCGACAGCAGGCTCCAAACTTTCTTTGACAT GGTGGATAAAGACGCTGATGGAAGAATCACAGAAGAAGAAGTCACAGAG ATCATCAGCTTGAGTGCTTCTGCAAACAAACTCTCCAATATTCAGAAACAAGCAAAGGAATATGCAGCATTGATTATGGAAGAACTAGACCCGGAAAACGCCGGATATATCATG GTATACAACCTCGAAATGCTGCTATTACAAGCTCCAAACCAATCTGTCAGGATAAGTGACAGCCGAATCCTGAGTCAAATGCTGAGCCAGAAGCTGAAGCCTACAATGGAGGACAACCCACTAAGAAGATGGTACCAGAAGATCAAGTACTTCCTACTGGATAACTGGCAAAGGGTCTGGGTAATGATGCTATGGCTTGGGATCATGATGGGTCTGTTTGCGTACAAGTTTGTGCAGTATCGAAACAAGGCTGCTTTCCATGTGATGGGGTACTGTGTTTGCGTTGCCAAAGGTGGGGCAGAAACCCTGAAATTCAACATGGCTCTGATATTACTGCCAGTATGCCGGAACACCATTACTTGGCTCAGAAACAAGACCAAATTAGGGACCATTGTTCCGTTTGATGACAATCTCAATTTCCATAAG GTAATTGCAGTCGGAATTTCTGTCGGGGTTGGACTGCACGCCATTTCTCATTTAACATGTGATTTCCCACGACTTCTTCACGCAACGGAGGAGGAATACGAGCCTATGGAGCCTTATTTTGGAGAAGAACAGCCAACTAACTACTGGTGGTTTGTGAAGGGAGTCGAAGGGTGGTCAGGTATAATCATGATCGTGTTGATGGCCATAGCTTTCACTTTAGCTACCCCTTGGTTTAGGCGAAACAGAGTCAACCTCCCCAAGCCCCTCAAGAAGTTTACTGGTTTCAATGCCTTCTGGTATTCCCACCACCTTTTTGTCGTCGTCTATGCTCTCCTCATCGTCCATGGGTTTAAACTTTACCTCACCAAGGAATGGTATCAGAAAACG ACATGGATGTATTTGGCAGTACCTGTGTCCCTTTATGCATGTGAAAGGTTAATCAGAGCTTTTAGATCCAGCATCAAGCCTGTTAAGATTATTAAG gTTGCTGTTTATCCGGGAAATGTCTTGACATTGCACATGTCAAAGCCTCAGGGCTTTAGATACAAGAGTGGGCAGTATATGTTTGTCAACTGTGCTGCGGTCTCTCCCTTCGAATG GCACCCATTTTCCATTACTTCAGCACCAGCAGATAATTATCTGAGTGTTCACATTAGAACACTTGGTGATTGGACACGACAGCTCAAAACTGTTTTCTCGGAG GTTTGTCAGCCTCCAACTGCCGGGAAGAGCGGACTGCTCAGAGCTGATTTCATGCAAGGAAGTGATAACCCCAG TTTTCCGAAAATACTGATAGATGGTCCATATGGAGCACCCGCACAAGACTACAAAAAATACGATGTGGTATTGCTCGTGGGGCTCGGGATCGGGGCCACACCCATGGTCAGCATTGTCAAGGACATCATCAACAACATCAAAACAAAGGATGAGGAAGATAGCACAGCGGAGGGGGCTCTAGAAAGTGGGAAAGCCAATAATAATCCATCAAGCCACAACAGCAAGAACAAGAGCAACAGAGGATTCAGGACGAGGAAAGCATACTACTATTGGGTAACAAGGGAACAGGGGTCTTTCGACTGGTTCAAAGGTATAATGAATGAGGTGGCGGAGATGGACGAGAAGGGAATGATAGAACTGCACAACTACTGTACAAGTGTGTACGAAGAAGGCGATGCCAGGTCAGCATTGATAGCCATGCTTCAGTCCCTTCACCATGCTAAGAATGGGGTGGACGTGGTGTCTGGGACCAGGGTCAAATCCCACTTCGCCAAGCCCAACTGGCGACAAGTCTACAAAAGGATTGCTCTCCAGCACCCGGATTCTCGAGTTG GAGTATTCTACTGTGGGGCACCGGCACTAACAAAGGAATTGAGGCAACTGGCTTTGGACTTCTCCCACAAGACCTCCACCAAATTTGAATTTCACAAGGAGAACTTttaa